From Cellulosimicrobium sp. ES-005, one genomic window encodes:
- the ruvA gene encoding Holliday junction branch migration protein RuvA yields the protein MIASLSGVVASVQLDRAVLEVGGVGYLVHATPATLAGLRVGEDARLATSLVVREDSFTLYGFADDDERTVFETVQTVSGVGPRLALAMLAVHTPDALRRAVGGGDIAALVRVPGIGTKGAQRIALELGDKLGPPTGADAPGAGAPATGTGPRPVDDRRDQVVEALVGLGWNLKAADDAVSTVLAEAGVDVVEAPDVAGALRAALRVLGGPRG from the coding sequence GTGATCGCGTCGCTGAGCGGAGTCGTGGCGAGCGTCCAGCTCGACCGCGCCGTGCTCGAGGTCGGGGGAGTGGGCTACCTCGTGCACGCCACGCCGGCGACCCTCGCGGGCCTGCGCGTGGGCGAGGACGCTCGGCTCGCGACGAGCCTCGTGGTCCGCGAGGACTCCTTCACCCTCTACGGGTTCGCCGACGACGACGAGCGGACCGTCTTCGAGACCGTCCAGACCGTCAGCGGCGTCGGGCCGCGGCTCGCGCTCGCGATGCTCGCGGTGCACACGCCCGACGCCCTGCGACGCGCCGTGGGAGGTGGCGACATCGCCGCCCTGGTGCGTGTCCCCGGCATCGGCACCAAGGGCGCGCAGCGGATCGCGCTCGAGCTGGGCGACAAGCTCGGGCCGCCCACCGGGGCCGACGCCCCCGGGGCGGGCGCGCCGGCCACCGGGACCGGCCCGCGCCCGGTCGACGACCGTCGGGACCAGGTGGTCGAGGCGCTCGTCGGGCTCGGCTGGAACCTCAAGGCCGCGGACGACGCCGTCTCCACCGTCCTCGCCGAGGCCGGTGTCGACGTCGTCGAGGCGCCCGACGTGGCCGGCGCGCTGCGTGCCGCGCTGCGCGTCCTCGGCGGACCGAGGGGCTGA
- the ruvC gene encoding crossover junction endodeoxyribonuclease RuvC has protein sequence MRVLGVDPGLTRCGVGVVDSARGRRAELVAVGVIRTDPDLSVDLRLLRIAERLDAWFDEHVPDVVAVERVFAQHNVGTVMGTAQAAGLAMVGAAKRGVPVALHTPSEVKAAVTGSGRAGKEQVQRMVASILGLAEPPRPADAADALALAICHLWRPSGALQGGERHELTPAQRAWAAAEHAAKARRAPR, from the coding sequence GTGCGCGTTCTCGGTGTGGATCCTGGGCTGACCCGGTGCGGCGTCGGGGTGGTGGACTCCGCGCGGGGGCGGCGGGCCGAGCTCGTGGCCGTCGGCGTGATCCGGACGGACCCGGACCTCAGCGTGGACCTGCGGCTGCTGCGGATCGCGGAGCGGCTCGACGCGTGGTTCGACGAGCACGTTCCGGACGTCGTCGCGGTCGAGCGCGTGTTCGCCCAGCACAACGTCGGGACCGTGATGGGCACGGCCCAGGCCGCGGGTCTCGCGATGGTCGGCGCGGCAAAGCGGGGCGTCCCCGTCGCGCTGCACACGCCGTCCGAGGTCAAGGCTGCGGTCACGGGGAGCGGGCGCGCGGGCAAGGAGCAGGTCCAGCGCATGGTCGCGAGCATCCTGGGGCTCGCGGAGCCGCCGAGGCCCGCGGACGCCGCCGACGCGCTCGCGCTCGCGATCTGCCACCTGTGGCGACCCTCGGGCGCGCTCCAGGGCGGCGAGCGGCACGAGCTGACGCCGGCGCAGCGTGCCTGGGCCGCGGCCGAGCACGCGGCGAAGGCCCGGCGGGCACCGCGCTGA
- a CDS encoding YebC/PmpR family DNA-binding transcriptional regulator, giving the protein MSGHSKWATTKHKKAAIDAKRGKLFAKLIKNIEVAARTGGGDPAGNPTLFDAIQKAKKSSVPNDNIDRAVKRGSGTGADAVDYQTIMYEGYGPNGIAVLVECLTDNKNRAASEVRLAFSRNGGNLADPGSVSYLFSRKGLVVVPKADGVTEDDVMLAALEAGAEEVTDSGEVIEVLCEASDLVAVRTAIQEAGLEYDSADSIWHPSMEVEVDADGARKILRLIDALEDSDDVQNVYANFDASDEVMAELENDD; this is encoded by the coding sequence ATGTCAGGGCACTCCAAGTGGGCCACGACCAAGCACAAGAAGGCGGCCATCGACGCCAAGCGCGGCAAGCTCTTCGCGAAGCTCATCAAGAACATCGAGGTCGCGGCGCGCACCGGCGGCGGTGACCCCGCGGGCAACCCGACGCTGTTCGACGCCATCCAGAAGGCGAAGAAGTCGTCGGTCCCCAACGACAACATCGACCGCGCCGTCAAGCGCGGGTCCGGCACGGGCGCCGACGCCGTCGACTACCAGACGATCATGTACGAGGGCTACGGCCCCAACGGCATCGCCGTCCTGGTCGAGTGCCTCACCGACAACAAGAACCGGGCGGCCTCCGAGGTCCGCCTCGCGTTCAGCCGCAACGGCGGCAACCTCGCCGACCCGGGCTCCGTGTCCTACCTCTTCTCGCGCAAGGGCCTCGTCGTCGTGCCGAAGGCGGACGGCGTGACCGAGGACGACGTCATGCTCGCCGCGCTCGAGGCGGGCGCCGAGGAGGTCACCGACTCCGGCGAGGTCATCGAGGTCCTGTGCGAGGCGAGCGACCTCGTCGCCGTGCGCACGGCGATCCAGGAGGCGGGGCTCGAGTACGACTCCGCCGACTCGATCTGGCACCCGTCCATGGAGGTCGAGGTCGACGCCGACGGCGCGCGCAAGATCCTGCGCCTCATCGACGCGCTCGAGGACAGCGACGACGTGCAGAACGTCTACGCGAACTTCGACGCGTCGGACGAGGTCATGGCGGAGCTCGAGAACGACGACTGA
- the pdxT gene encoding pyridoxal 5'-phosphate synthase glutaminase subunit PdxT, protein MTTTIGVLALQGDVREHRAALEAAGARTVGVRRPEELAAVDGLVLPGGESTTIEKLLRIFELDEPLRARIAEGLPVYGSCAGMILLADRILGGTADQRTIGGLDVTVRRNAFGRQVDSFETDLAFAGIAPQDGGRAGAEGAGTVHAVFIRAPWVEEVGPGVDVLARIPDHEAPGIPAAAAGRIVAVQQGSLLATSFHPEISGDARVHELFVRIAKG, encoded by the coding sequence GTGACGACCACGATCGGAGTCCTGGCGCTGCAGGGCGACGTGCGCGAGCACCGCGCCGCGCTCGAGGCCGCCGGCGCGCGCACGGTCGGCGTGCGGCGCCCCGAGGAGCTCGCCGCGGTCGACGGGCTCGTGCTCCCCGGGGGCGAGTCGACCACCATCGAGAAGCTCCTGCGGATCTTCGAGCTCGACGAGCCGCTGCGCGCACGCATCGCCGAGGGCCTGCCGGTCTACGGCTCGTGCGCCGGCATGATCCTGCTCGCGGACCGCATCCTCGGCGGCACGGCCGACCAGCGGACCATCGGCGGGCTCGACGTGACGGTCCGGCGCAACGCCTTTGGCCGGCAGGTCGACTCGTTCGAGACCGACCTCGCGTTCGCCGGCATCGCCCCCCAGGACGGCGGTCGCGCCGGGGCCGAGGGGGCGGGCACCGTGCACGCGGTGTTCATCCGCGCGCCGTGGGTCGAGGAGGTCGGCCCGGGCGTCGACGTGCTCGCGCGCATCCCCGATCACGAGGCGCCCGGCATCCCCGCGGCCGCCGCCGGTAGGATCGTCGCAGTCCAGCAGGGATCGCTGCTCGCCACCTCGTTCCACCCGGAGATCTCCGGGGACGCGCGCGTGCACGAGCTGTTCGTCAGAATCGCGAAGGGGTAG
- a CDS encoding NUDIX domain-containing protein produces MAEAAGAPSSLGPDWVLGDDGLYFRRGARVLLLDDADRILLARGHDVDQPERSWWFTIGGGVDPGESDRDAALREVHEETGIRLDPDALVGPVYTRSAIFDFYRRHCRQDEVLYLARTDGTTARGELSRDGWTDVEHDVVDEMRWWSLDDLRGVEIEVFPEGLADLVAPLLRGWDGVTHHLGTARED; encoded by the coding sequence ATGGCCGAGGCCGCCGGAGCGCCGTCGTCCCTGGGACCCGACTGGGTTCTCGGGGACGACGGGCTCTACTTCCGTCGGGGCGCCCGCGTCCTGCTCCTCGACGACGCCGACCGGATCCTCCTGGCCCGCGGGCACGACGTGGACCAGCCCGAGCGCTCGTGGTGGTTCACCATCGGCGGGGGCGTCGACCCCGGTGAGAGCGACCGCGACGCGGCGCTGCGCGAGGTCCACGAGGAGACCGGGATCCGGCTCGACCCGGACGCGCTCGTGGGTCCGGTCTACACGCGCAGCGCGATCTTCGACTTCTACCGCCGGCACTGCCGCCAGGACGAGGTGCTCTACCTCGCGCGCACGGACGGCACCACCGCCCGCGGCGAGCTGAGCCGGGACGGGTGGACCGACGTCGAGCACGACGTCGTCGACGAGATGCGCTGGTGGTCGCTCGACGACCTGCGCGGCGTCGAGATCGAGGTGTTCCCCGAGGGCCTGGCCGACCTCGTCGCGCCGCTGCTGCGCGGGTGGGACGGCGTCACGCACCACCTCGGGACAGCTCGCGAGGACTGA
- the pdxS gene encoding pyridoxal 5'-phosphate synthase lyase subunit PdxS has protein sequence MADQNVPAESAPGAATAEGAGAVGTAKVKRGMAEMLKGGVIMDVVTPEQAKIAEDAGAVAVMALERVPADIRAQGGVSRMSDPDMIDGIIEAVSIPVMAKARIGHFVEAQVLQSLGVDYVDESEVLTPADYTHHIDKWQFTVPFVCGATNLGEALRRIAEGAAMIRSKGEAGTGDVSNATTHMRTIRAEIRRLASLPEDELFVAAKELQAPYDLVQEVAATGKLPVVMFTAGGIATPADAAMMMQLGAEGVFVGSGIFKSGNPEQRAAAIVKATTFYDDPDVVAKVSRGLGEAMVGLNVDEPARSIQFAERGW, from the coding sequence GTGGCCGACCAGAACGTCCCTGCCGAGAGCGCCCCGGGCGCCGCGACCGCGGAGGGCGCCGGCGCCGTCGGCACCGCCAAGGTCAAGCGCGGGATGGCCGAGATGCTCAAGGGCGGCGTCATCATGGACGTCGTCACGCCCGAGCAGGCGAAGATCGCCGAGGACGCCGGCGCGGTCGCGGTCATGGCCCTCGAGCGCGTCCCCGCGGACATCCGAGCGCAGGGCGGGGTCTCGCGCATGTCCGACCCCGACATGATCGACGGCATCATCGAGGCCGTCTCGATCCCGGTCATGGCGAAGGCCCGCATCGGCCACTTCGTCGAGGCGCAGGTCCTCCAGTCGCTCGGCGTGGACTACGTCGACGAGTCCGAGGTGCTCACGCCCGCCGACTACACCCACCACATCGACAAGTGGCAGTTCACGGTCCCCTTCGTGTGCGGGGCGACGAACCTCGGCGAGGCGCTGCGCCGCATCGCCGAGGGCGCGGCGATGATCCGCTCGAAGGGCGAGGCGGGCACCGGCGACGTCTCCAACGCGACGACGCACATGCGCACCATCCGCGCCGAGATCCGCCGCCTCGCCTCGCTCCCCGAGGACGAGCTGTTCGTCGCGGCGAAGGAGCTCCAGGCGCCGTACGACCTCGTCCAGGAGGTCGCCGCCACGGGCAAGCTGCCCGTCGTCATGTTCACCGCGGGCGGCATCGCGACGCCGGCGGACGCCGCGATGATGATGCAGCTCGGCGCCGAGGGCGTCTTCGTCGGCTCCGGCATCTTCAAGTCCGGCAACCCGGAGCAGCGTGCCGCCGCGATCGTCAAGGCGACGACGTTCTACGACGACCCGGACGTCGTCGCGAAGGTCTCGCGCGGTCTGGGCGAGGCGATGGTCGGCCTCAACGTCGACGAGCCGGCGCGGTCGATCCAGTTCGCCGAGCGCGGCTGGTGA
- a CDS encoding glycosyltransferase family 4 protein: MRVGIVCPYSFDAPGGVQFHVRDLAEALMAQGHEVSVLAPADDDTPVPEYVTPAGGAVPVRYNGSVARVTFGPRTAGRVRRWLEAGRFDVLHIHEPVNPSLSMVALWIAQGPIVGTFHTSIVRSRALQVAYPLVRQSLEKIDARIAVSEDARRTLVDHLGGDAVVIPNGVYVDTFASATANPAWQGTPDAPTIGFLGRLDEPRKGLPVLAAAIPAILEKVPGARFLVAGRGDDGREAAIEALGAHAASVEFLGGVSDEDKASMLASVDLYIAPQTGGESFGIVLVEAMSAGACVVASDLGAFRRVLDDGAAGALFAVGDPDALAAAVLDVLADPPRRDAYRARASEFVRRFDWSAVTAQVLAVYETVLAASEAVIPVHEDPRSRRGGRLLGRARDDEGARP; the protein is encoded by the coding sequence CTGCGCGTGGGGATCGTGTGCCCCTACTCCTTCGACGCGCCCGGCGGGGTCCAGTTCCACGTCCGCGACCTCGCCGAGGCGCTCATGGCCCAGGGTCACGAGGTCTCCGTCCTCGCTCCCGCGGACGACGACACCCCGGTCCCCGAGTACGTGACGCCCGCAGGAGGCGCGGTCCCGGTCCGGTACAACGGCTCGGTCGCGCGCGTGACGTTCGGGCCGCGCACCGCCGGCCGGGTCCGCCGCTGGCTCGAGGCGGGCCGCTTCGACGTGCTCCACATCCACGAGCCGGTGAACCCGTCGCTGAGCATGGTCGCGCTGTGGATCGCGCAGGGCCCGATCGTCGGGACGTTCCACACCTCCATCGTGCGTTCGCGCGCCCTCCAGGTCGCCTACCCGCTCGTCCGGCAGAGCCTGGAGAAGATCGACGCCCGCATCGCGGTCTCGGAGGACGCGCGCCGTACGCTCGTCGACCACCTCGGCGGGGACGCCGTCGTCATCCCCAACGGGGTGTACGTCGACACGTTCGCGTCCGCGACCGCGAACCCCGCGTGGCAGGGGACGCCCGACGCGCCCACCATCGGGTTCCTCGGACGCCTCGACGAGCCGCGCAAGGGCCTGCCCGTGCTCGCGGCGGCGATCCCGGCGATCCTCGAGAAGGTCCCGGGCGCACGCTTCCTCGTCGCCGGACGCGGCGACGACGGCCGTGAGGCCGCGATCGAGGCGCTGGGGGCGCACGCCGCGTCCGTCGAGTTCCTCGGCGGCGTGAGCGACGAGGACAAGGCGAGCATGCTCGCGTCCGTCGACCTGTACATCGCGCCGCAGACCGGCGGGGAGAGCTTCGGCATCGTGCTCGTCGAGGCGATGAGCGCCGGCGCGTGCGTCGTCGCGAGCGACCTCGGCGCGTTCCGCCGCGTGCTCGACGACGGCGCCGCGGGCGCGCTGTTCGCGGTGGGCGACCCGGACGCGCTCGCCGCCGCGGTGCTCGACGTGCTCGCCGACCCGCCGCGGCGCGACGCCTACCGCGCTCGGGCGAGCGAGTTCGTCCGGCGCTTCGACTGGTCCGCCGTGACCGCGCAGGTGCTCGCCGTCTACGAGACGGTGCTCGCGGCGTCCGAGGCGGTCATCCCGGTCCACGAGGACCCGCGTTCGCGCCGGGGCGGTCGCCTCCTGGGCCGGGCGCGCGACGACGAAGGGGCTCGCCCGTGA
- a CDS encoding phosphatidylinositol mannoside acyltransferase encodes MALDAGKAFTFAWRNARKVPEPVLRGLFTAIADVTWLLRGGGVRQLERNLARVRPELAPRALRRLSRAGMRSYMRYYREAFTLPAWGPELVRARVRVVGLDNLAPHLDGDRSPVLALSHQGNWDLAGAYATPNIAPVLTVAERLEPEELFEEFLAFRNSIGLEILALGDGDVFRDLVRGASRPGRIIPLLADRDLTHRGVEVDLFGHRARVAAGPAALAVTTGTPLVPAGIYYERLHGARRRAARSPWGLVIRFFPRVEVAQDVPRAERVAAATQGWVDALSVAIREHPEDWHMLQKVFVDDLDPERYARTRVAAGEQDAERAA; translated from the coding sequence ATGGCCCTCGACGCCGGCAAGGCGTTCACGTTCGCCTGGCGCAACGCGCGCAAGGTCCCCGAACCGGTCCTGCGCGGGCTGTTCACCGCGATCGCCGACGTGACGTGGCTCCTGCGCGGCGGGGGAGTGCGCCAGCTCGAGCGCAACCTCGCGCGCGTGCGCCCCGAGCTCGCGCCGCGGGCCCTGCGCCGGCTCTCGCGCGCCGGGATGCGCTCGTACATGCGCTACTACCGCGAGGCGTTCACGCTGCCCGCCTGGGGCCCCGAGCTCGTCCGGGCCCGGGTGCGGGTGGTCGGGCTCGACAACCTCGCGCCGCACCTCGACGGCGACCGGAGCCCGGTGCTCGCGCTGTCCCACCAGGGCAACTGGGACCTGGCGGGTGCGTACGCGACGCCGAACATCGCGCCCGTGCTCACGGTCGCGGAGCGGCTCGAGCCGGAGGAGCTGTTCGAGGAGTTCCTCGCGTTCCGGAACTCGATCGGCCTCGAGATCCTCGCCCTCGGCGACGGCGACGTCTTCCGCGACCTCGTCCGCGGGGCGAGCAGGCCGGGACGGATCATCCCGCTGCTCGCGGACCGCGACCTCACCCACCGTGGCGTCGAGGTCGACCTGTTCGGCCACCGCGCGCGCGTCGCCGCCGGCCCCGCGGCGCTCGCCGTGACGACCGGCACGCCGCTCGTCCCCGCGGGCATCTACTACGAGCGCCTCCACGGTGCGCGCCGACGCGCCGCGCGGTCGCCCTGGGGCCTCGTCATCCGCTTCTTCCCGAGGGTCGAGGTCGCGCAGGACGTCCCCCGCGCCGAGCGGGTGGCCGCCGCGACCCAGGGCTGGGTCGACGCGCTGAGCGTCGCGATCCGCGAGCACCCCGAGGACTGGCACATGCTCCAGAAGGTGTTCGTCGACGACCTCGACCCCGAGCGGTACGCCCGGACCCGGGTCGCGGCGGGCGAGCAGGACGCGGAGCGCGCCGCATGA
- the pgsA gene encoding phosphatidylinositol phosphate synthase, whose protein sequence is MFGRLRALTTRLFTPLAALLLRLGVSPDAVTVAGTLGVVVGALWLFPTGHLFAGVMVVMVCAFADVLDGVMARRAGRSGPWGAFLDSTLDRLADAAVFVGLTLWFVRADDPRLTPDLAAWGTGVALACLALGAVVPYARARAESVGMTAQVGIAERADRLVAALVAAGIVGLGVPPVVLVVVLGLLALASAVTVVQRVATVRRQALALVAARPEEKEDGR, encoded by the coding sequence ATGTTCGGACGCCTGCGCGCGCTCACGACCCGTCTGTTCACGCCGCTCGCCGCGCTCCTGCTCCGCCTGGGCGTGAGCCCGGACGCGGTGACGGTCGCCGGGACCCTCGGCGTCGTCGTCGGCGCCCTCTGGCTCTTCCCGACCGGACACCTCTTCGCCGGGGTGATGGTCGTCATGGTCTGCGCCTTCGCCGACGTGCTCGACGGCGTCATGGCGCGCCGCGCGGGCCGGTCCGGCCCGTGGGGCGCGTTCCTCGACTCGACGCTCGACCGGCTCGCGGACGCGGCCGTGTTCGTCGGCCTCACCCTGTGGTTCGTCCGGGCGGACGACCCGCGCCTGACCCCCGACCTCGCTGCCTGGGGGACCGGCGTCGCGCTCGCGTGCCTCGCGCTCGGCGCGGTCGTGCCCTACGCCCGTGCCCGGGCCGAGAGCGTCGGCATGACGGCACAGGTCGGGATCGCGGAGCGTGCCGACCGGCTCGTCGCCGCGCTCGTCGCCGCCGGCATCGTGGGCCTGGGCGTCCCGCCCGTCGTGCTCGTCGTCGTCCTCGGGCTGCTCGCGCTCGCGAGCGCGGTCACCGTCGTGCAGCGGGTCGCCACCGTGCGCCGCCAGGCCCTCGCGCTGGTGGCCGCACGCCCCGAGGAGAAGGAGGACGGTCGCTGA
- a CDS encoding HIT domain-containing protein has translation MDRLWTPHRMVYIGGQDKPADDSRGQCPFCRIPDRSDEDGLIVARGETAYVVLNLYPYNPGHLMVVPYRHVSDYTDLTEAETVEVAHLTQTAMRVVREVSGPDGFNLGMNQGAVAGAGIAAHLHQHVVPRWAGDANFLPIVAQTKAVPELLGDTRARLAAAWPDLAGPGGAGGPADGEGA, from the coding sequence CTGGACCGGCTCTGGACGCCGCACCGCATGGTGTACATCGGCGGGCAGGACAAGCCGGCGGACGACTCTCGCGGGCAGTGCCCGTTCTGCCGCATCCCGGACCGCTCCGACGAGGACGGGCTGATCGTCGCGCGCGGCGAGACCGCGTACGTCGTGCTCAACCTCTACCCGTACAACCCCGGCCACCTCATGGTCGTGCCCTACCGCCACGTGTCGGACTACACGGACCTCACCGAGGCGGAGACGGTCGAGGTCGCGCACCTCACGCAGACCGCGATGCGCGTCGTGCGCGAGGTGTCGGGACCGGACGGGTTCAACCTGGGCATGAACCAGGGCGCCGTCGCCGGGGCCGGCATCGCCGCGCACCTGCACCAGCACGTGGTGCCGCGCTGGGCGGGCGACGCCAACTTCCTGCCGATCGTCGCGCAGACCAAGGCCGTGCCCGAGCTCCTCGGCGACACCCGGGCGCGTCTCGCCGCCGCCTGGCCGGACCTCGCGGGGCCGGGCGGAGCGGGTGGCCCCGCGGACGGGGAGGGTGCCTGA
- the thrS gene encoding threonine--tRNA ligase, translating into MTLDAEETTVTTGTTGTDLFAARRDVVVIRVNGVLKDLDTPVADGDVVEGVTVDSPDGLAVLRHSAAHVLAQAVQQVNPDAKLGIGPPITDGFYYDFDVETPFTPEDLKALDKAMSRIVKEGQTFRRRVVTEDEARAELAHEPYKLELIGLKGSGTADDTEGASVEVGGGELTIYDNVRGAGRESETVVWKDLCRGPHLPSTRLIGNGYQLMRSAAAYWRGSEKNPQLQRIYGTAWPTKDELKAYLERLAEAERRDHRRLGNELDLFSFPEEIGSGLPVFHPNGATIRMEMEEYSRKRHVEAGYSFVSTPHITKANLFQTSRHLDWYADGMYPPMHLDEELDDEGNVKRAGQDYYLKPMNCPMHNLVYRSRGRSYRELPLRLFEFGTVYRYEKSGVVHGLTRARGFTQDDAHIYTTREQMRDELSSLLSFVLDLLRDYGLDDFYLELSTRDPEKSVGDDATWEEATEVLRQVATESGLELVADPGGAAFYGPKISVQAKDAIGRTWQLSTIQLDFFEPELFELEYTASDGTRQRPVMIHRALFGSIERFFGILVEHYAGAFPAWLAPVQVVAVPVAEPFNDYVADVVAQLRAQGIRAEVDYSDDRFGKKIRNASTRKVPFVLIAGGEDAEAGAVSFRYRDGRQDNGVPVAEAVERIVAAVRDRVQV; encoded by the coding sequence ATCACCCTCGACGCCGAGGAGACCACGGTGACGACGGGCACGACGGGGACGGACCTGTTCGCCGCTCGTCGCGACGTCGTCGTGATCCGCGTCAACGGCGTCCTCAAGGACCTCGACACGCCGGTCGCCGACGGCGACGTGGTCGAGGGCGTGACCGTCGACTCGCCGGACGGGCTCGCGGTGCTGCGCCACTCGGCGGCGCACGTGCTCGCCCAGGCGGTCCAGCAGGTCAACCCGGACGCGAAGCTGGGCATCGGCCCGCCGATCACGGACGGCTTCTACTACGACTTCGACGTCGAGACGCCGTTCACGCCGGAGGACCTCAAGGCCCTCGACAAGGCGATGTCGCGGATCGTCAAGGAGGGCCAGACCTTCCGCCGCCGGGTCGTGACCGAGGACGAGGCGCGGGCAGAGCTCGCGCACGAGCCGTACAAGCTGGAGCTCATCGGGCTCAAGGGCTCCGGCACCGCGGACGACACCGAGGGCGCGAGCGTCGAGGTCGGTGGCGGCGAGCTGACGATCTACGACAACGTGCGCGGCGCCGGGCGCGAGAGCGAGACGGTGGTCTGGAAGGACCTGTGCCGCGGCCCGCACCTGCCGAGCACGCGCCTGATCGGCAACGGCTACCAGCTCATGCGCTCGGCCGCGGCCTACTGGCGCGGCAGCGAGAAGAACCCGCAGCTCCAGCGCATCTACGGCACGGCGTGGCCGACGAAGGACGAGCTCAAGGCGTACCTCGAGCGACTCGCGGAGGCGGAGCGGCGCGACCACCGCCGGCTCGGCAACGAGCTCGACCTGTTCTCCTTCCCGGAGGAGATCGGCTCGGGCCTGCCGGTGTTCCACCCCAACGGCGCGACGATCCGCATGGAGATGGAGGAGTACTCGCGCAAGCGGCACGTCGAGGCCGGCTACTCGTTCGTCAGCACGCCGCACATCACCAAGGCGAACCTGTTCCAGACGTCGCGCCACCTCGACTGGTACGCGGACGGGATGTACCCGCCGATGCACCTCGACGAGGAGCTGGACGACGAGGGCAACGTCAAGCGCGCCGGCCAGGACTACTACCTCAAGCCCATGAACTGCCCGATGCACAACCTCGTGTACCGCTCGCGCGGGCGGTCGTACCGCGAGCTGCCGCTGCGCCTGTTCGAGTTCGGCACGGTGTACCGCTACGAGAAGTCGGGCGTCGTGCACGGCCTCACGCGGGCCCGCGGCTTCACGCAGGACGACGCGCACATCTACACGACGCGCGAGCAGATGCGCGACGAGCTGAGCTCGCTCCTGTCGTTCGTGCTCGACCTGCTGCGCGACTACGGGCTCGACGACTTCTACCTGGAGCTGTCGACGCGCGACCCGGAGAAGTCGGTGGGCGACGACGCGACGTGGGAGGAGGCGACCGAGGTCCTACGCCAGGTCGCCACGGAGTCAGGCCTCGAGCTCGTCGCGGACCCGGGCGGTGCGGCGTTCTACGGCCCGAAGATCTCGGTCCAGGCGAAGGACGCGATCGGCCGCACGTGGCAGCTCTCGACGATCCAGCTCGACTTCTTCGAGCCGGAGCTGTTCGAGCTCGAGTACACGGCGTCCGACGGCACGCGCCAGCGCCCGGTCATGATCCACCGCGCGCTGTTCGGCTCGATCGAGCGGTTCTTCGGCATCCTCGTCGAGCACTACGCGGGCGCGTTCCCGGCGTGGCTCGCGCCCGTCCAGGTCGTCGCCGTCCCGGTCGCGGAGCCGTTCAACGACTACGTGGCCGACGTCGTCGCGCAGCTCCGGGCCCAGGGCATCCGCGCGGAGGTCGACTACTCCGACGACCGCTTCGGCAAGAAGATCCGTAACGCGAGCACGCGCAAGGTGCCGTTCGTCCTCATCGCGGGCGGCGAGGACGCCGAGGCGGGCGCCGTGTCGTTCCGCTACCGCGACGGCCGGCAGGACAACGGCGTGCCCGTCGCCGAGGCGGTCGAGCGCATCGTCGCCGCCGTCCGCGACCGCGTCCAGGTCTGA